In Osmia lignaria lignaria isolate PbOS001 chromosome 5, iyOsmLign1, whole genome shotgun sequence, a single genomic region encodes these proteins:
- the apolpp gene encoding retinoid- and fatty-acid binding glycoprotein apolipophorin — MGHPPRLSRTTLACLLLLFVTVESASKCTVGCHGMHPSKAYQEGHTYVYDLHGMSVTSVTEAEGDATLKLSATVELSVKPNCVHQLRLKNVRFNGAPASTPDVEQYAVQFNYHDGHIDTELCTEPGDSQGSLNIKRAVVSLFQSAVMQESGTTTHHETDVMGACPTDFSFHKEGDTMVVRKNRNLVQCAYRENINQGLISASVDTAAGIKSSPLLASQQGVVQRFKRGVLTEAVSKEAYELRPFSNGNAGAKTAMETRLALKSEKADNPTAAVSQPKSLIFEAPHPVLQSSADAISNALKAAKAEVAAGVKPEAASKFTELVKVLRLSNKNDILSVYQKMKQGAGFNKEDQKLFLNTLFRAGSGEAAEVGVELVKNKEISGIDELFFYASLALVHHVNLPSVTAVSTLLDQPNLPRLGYLGIGQLIGKYCQDHSCENVPEVKEAVHKIREKVGNGKAKTREQENLVVSALKALGNTRFLDDATLQKLANIAADKNVRNRVRVAALDALPNRCSMKWKNTVFKVLADREEDSEVRIRTYLALVACPCPHVANHLKEVLDKETVNQVGSFIQTHLRNLRASTDPNKQEAKNQLGLIKPRTKFPEDFRKYSFNNELSYKIDAFGVGSSLESNVIYSQNSFVPRSTNLNMTMELFGRSFNFLELETRVENLDRVLERYLGPKGKLWEKDLEDLKASGTDTVKDLGKYIKERFAKTVRGKREVKQGELDKFAKNVHLRGNEVDQDLDLDLSVKLFGVELAYLSYQGDSNKLNPEVIVDKVFERLEKGFDIAKNLNYDLENYMQFLDAELVYPTGLGTPLNLGVTGSSVVRMKTNGKLDIPAILKDPKNANFRIALDPSVSVNIVGNMIVQGLGAEAGMKIVSTLHTASSTDVTVSVLDGKGVDVNFGIPKRKQELISVSSEVLLSSGAKGDKYVAPKFGKGKSHSDCFDQFSTILGLTVCGQISYPYEDLATIQQKPFFPLSGPAKFAVTVENNDVNSYHFKVYLNTQDPKKKSFEILLDTPNSKTNRHVSLNLEAGLEPHKYVKVSVDSPIKKASLELIHKDTPQERSLTLTAFHDQMEYYARIGVLASGSKYKPVLEYRVPEHIEKLASAKTGLKSGQHYNVEGTVDVSDYQGGQKYVLDKVALVVGGQKLIVIDGSAIMTPTAVNVDTNLGYGDKNLALKLDGKKVADNNYALSVSAMPSTDPNIGFNLNWEFKRGKNDLTNKLVFVHGADPNSQTNRLSLNQNAVYKLDPKNLLLSTSNELTYPALNMKLKLDGKLSRKSISTDIEVKYETFKFGTELSAKKDMEKPGDYEIELEAELMQNAVELKSKRTVLDPQKSKFTNSLELKPGGKYEADVTVTHDVSKNNVNVQLDGDVNLNGKKVKVDTGLETNRESINSRVFVKVDGVKYVEFLLKTRRSPHPHGTLTLNLKNYLTASGQYVLQNHKGNANLNIDIPKINRKIKVNSDLAISGSEHVANFEVLYDAEKDPTKRVKLSTISDISVVTSSNRYSIDTKNVLEVLTYKLELNAKGKLQGTVSDGHLQLDVDTTLPNGRYLVYKLKRNSAKKNNKYDIQVDSELIDSEKKGGQSRKLAYIADVKDLNFQDLTHGKSSAQLKYVNTEGKDTQITWGGQDVVQPDKTRMRELSVEVSGANIPKKFQLEASSSCGDNEAAYKAKSSLGDDFSLMSSGTVNQGNKVDKPSKLEGVLDMKLPSDKLSNLKLEISSSILEAIEKNLLEYTESLKLTYNNDKTIQGESYLKLQIPDKDPNAASSGTGKLTLNVLQHPPLKLEGNYEYVPTPEKQTAMVDLNASYGDKKLSLRSDNEYLPKVATVNLKAKGNALLEKLHNVALDLKYKRFKEENRMLVDSVLTADGNKYTLNSEVQHQPTNNVFHLTAGCPSGKTEVLSKFQKLGDKEYKGEWKVNTPKGFVVADTHVDLESVDNFVINANFDSDKLKHRKIHAEIANKPTAKAGKRIAITVTSDGQNIVTGSTSYKKRDEDGKIVVEGNGNLKVGDDTKSSSFKYTRQQLTKEKDGEVGVAMVLNANFGPSAIVGELKLSNKEVHVFNSYCEQNKDCAHFKLQSTLDVEHKALLKHQITVEVDLKKFNVPAEFGLKTSTEFKKPIFDHTTNLYLHSTKDKTEYTYQVYIHPKEAATILTLPSREMAVILTYDLPKTKQTGAYKVDLSLYLDRKNKPSDKTSLSATGDINVDKNSLSFSGETKFTYPTQPKDMVVKGKLHTGGDHLLDANLDIDVFAKKSQKISIVANVQRQPIAEGTNVTGVVEVNSRGQQLKLDLKSHLTLSKQQAGFGTFFTYNDVNQKPKTMGVLSSVDINHAFFLVTLPDKELLKDDWKMEFSKNVQKVDRELSVLGEPPHVMNFEANDLNRFKLQVYSKDKPNNKLSVNGQVVLGQLAEIHADLFKNGGKKDLFHVLIHLDEKQFLKPDFGYNKDNVAELLELYKNRNIELAKRKKELLDYVVEEVKAEGTDLLDHLKKAQPNIKPLMDYYQGELNKMKDEVYADETVKEIQATLDKYFGALVAIVADTMKQIAQGLEKLQQQLNGIITNVREAIKATYPQLKASYDKIFHEFMEILDAVAKLANTYLKAILNLINEHQKEIQDVMSVVSGMTQDFAKIVTKGLEQIKQNLEEFGAMLINQLKALPIYEMAKEKYQELQQFQIPEMIVSPIEEFCKVMNTALPTEELRQFTDATCQYFLKHVKHEKIDEMAELKKLYSHAVTALQSVLALLQKQATFDNVLNFVQIQAPIDFSLLSKLPGISTLRVSVLNLLRNRELPSPLDLYYTYRPTLYPSDILPPFSKSGVVTDGGHFFTFDGRHLTMPGTCTYILAQDMQDGNFSVVANYNNGNLISVTITEPKESITLKNNGNILVNNKPADYPASTKNLHAYLVPPFANVKSDYGVRVTCTNKVPMVCAVHVSGFYLGKLRGLLGDGNNEPYDDYTLPSGKITESGSEFGNAYKLKGDCPDAAAVEHKDRAPLCTDYFTSQSSSLKSCFNYVNPANYRDACDHAVAAGTPEGACVIATAYHYACYAQGVMSTRVPSTCGSCKVGGNKINIGDTFSVKVPKKEADIVFVVEQQHPNEKVFKEMITPLMAELREELKQQGITDVHIGLIGFSENTKWPQHYTINGNPNIDGEVKNIKFSEKKPSVSLEEAKEGDTEKKITYLHQKLDVELGTFRLTDAYEEAIRYPFRPGAAKVVIGVIANPCEKSPFPISLQQIRLLLGMKIYRDLGLTYHHISYPNELLVSGKPQKNIVGYDQDNAYTFADSKKKPLSGSSDMKNNLVATTNDVCADFAVSSGGAAFSSDNFLDAKPNQKKQFIQVAAKRVVDGLVSVELEKDCSCDYQFGFVGRTQCKIVGRKEAPARSTKGVKG, encoded by the exons GCAAATGCACAGTCGGCTGTCATGGAA TGCACCCGAGCAAAGCATACCAAGAAGGTCACACGTACGTCTACGATCTGCATGGTATGTCGGTGACGTCCGTCACCGAAGCAGAAGGGGATGCCACCCTTAAATTGTCCGCCACCGTGGAACTGTCTGTCAAACCAAACTGCGTCCATCAGTTGCGGCTGAAGAACGTCCGGTTCAATGGAGCG CCTGCATCCACGCCGGACGTTGAACAGTACGCGGTTCAATTCAATTATCACGATGGACACATTGACACGGAGCTGTGCACCGAGCCAGGTGACTCCCAAGGATCTCTTAACATCAAAAGAGCAGTTGTCTCGCTGTTCCAGTCGGCTGTTATGCAAGAAAGTGGTACGACGACTCACCACGAG ACCGACGTGATGGGAGCTTGCCCGACCGACTTCTCCTTCCACAAGGAGGGTGACACCATGGTGGTCCGGAAGAACAGGAACCTTGTACAGTGCGCCTACCGCGAGAACATCAATCAGGGTCTGATTTCAGCCAGCGTCGACACGGCGGCGGGGATCAAGTCATCTCCTCTGCTCGCGTCTCAGCAAGGTGTCGTTCAACGCTTCAAACGCGGTGTTCTGACCGAGGCAGTGTCCAAAGAGGCCTACGAATTAAGGCCATTCAGTAATGGTAACGCGGGTGCCAAGACCGCCATGGAGACCAGACTAGCCCTGAAGAGCGAGAAGGCTGACAACCCGACCGCGGCAGTGTCCCAACCTAAATCTCTGATCTTCGAAGCGCCTCATCCGGTGTTGCAATCATCCGCAGATGCCATCAGTAACGCGCTAAAAGCTGCTAAGGCTGAAGTGGCCGCAGGAGTGAAACCAGAAGCAGCTAGCAAATTCACTGAGCTGGTCAAGGTTCTCAGACTGAGCAACAAAAATGACATTCTATCGGTTTACCAAAAGATGAAACAAGGCGCTGGTTTCAACAAGGAGGACCAGAAGCTGTTCCTGAACACTCTGTTCCGAGCTGGAAGCGGCGAAGCAGCGGAGGTTGGAGTGGAACTGGTGAAGAACAAGGAGATCTCCGGCATCGATGAGCTCTTCTTCTACGCGAGTTTGGCTTTGGTACATCACGTGAATCTGCCTTCGGTGACGGCCGTCTCTACTCTGTTGGACCAACCTAATCTACCTCGACTCGGCTACCTGGGAATTGGACAGCTGATAGGCAAGTACTGTCAGGACCACTCGTGCGAGAACGTACCCGAAGTGAAGGAGGCTGTGCACAAGATTCGCGAGAAGGTGGGCAACGGCAAGGCTAAGACCAGGGAGCAGGAGAACCTCGTCGTATCCGCCCTGAAGGCACTGGGTAACACTCGCTTCCTGGATGACGCTACGCTGCAGAAGTTGGCCAACATCGCAGCCGACAAGAACGTCCGCAATCGCGTCCGAGTGGCTGCCCTAGACGCTCTGCCCAATAGATGCTCGATGAAATGGAAGAATACCGTGTTCAAGGTACTGGCCGATCGCGAGGAGGACAGCGAGGTCAGGATCAGGACGTATCTTGCTCTAGTCGCCTGTCCTTGTCCCCACGTAGCTAATCACCTTAAAGAGGTGCTGGACAAAGAGACAGTTAACCAAGTGGGATCCTTCATCCAGACTCACCTAAGGAACCTAAGAGCTTCCACCGATCCCAACAAACAGGAAGCTAAGAATCAACTAGGACTGATCAAACCACGAACCAAGTTCCCTGAAGATTTCCGGAAATACTCCTTCAACAATGAACTCTCCTACAAGATCGACGCCTTTGGTGTTGGATCCAGCCTGGAGAGCAACGTGATCTACAGTCAGAACAGCTTCGTGCCACGCTCGACGAACTTGAACATGACGATGGAACTGTTCGGACGCAGCTTCAACTTCCTGGAGCTGGAGACTCGTGTGGAGAACCTGGACCGAGTGCTCGAACGTTACCTGGGACCTAAGGGAAAGCTCTGGGAGAAGGACCTGGAGGATCTGAAGGCCAGCGGCACCGACACGGTCAAAGACCTTGGAAAATACATCAAGGAACGATTCGCGAAGACCGTGCGAGGAAAGCGAGAGGTGAAACAAGGAGAATTGGACAAATTCGCGAAGAACGTTCACCTGAGAGGCAACGAGGTCGACCAGGACTTGGATCTTGATCTCTCGGTTAAGTTATTCGGCGTTGAGCTCGCTTATCTTAGCTACCAAGGCGACAGCAACAAGTTGAACCCAGAAGTTATCGTCGACAAGGTCTTCGAACGCTTGGAGAAGGGTTTCGACATCGCCAAGAACTTGAACTACGACCTTGAAAACTATATGCAGTTCCTGGACGCCGAATTGGTATATCCAACTGGTTTGGGAACTCCCTTGAACCTTGGTGTAACCGGAAGCAGTGTGGTCCGCATGAAGACCAACGGAAAGCTCGACATCCCAGCTATCCTGAAGGACCCGAAGAACGCCAACTTCAGAATCGCCCTCGACCCCAGCGTGTCCGTCAACATCGTTGGAAACATGATCGTCCAAGGTCTAGGAGCTGAAGCTGGAATGAAAATCGTCAGCACCCTTCACACGGCCAGCAGCACGGACGTAACCGTCTCCGTACTGGACGGCAAGGGCGTCGACGTCAACTTTGGCATACCAAAGAGGAAGCAGGAACTCATCAGCGTCAGCAGCGAGGTGTTGCTCAGTTCTGGAGCGAAAGGTGACAAATACGTGGCTCCCAAATTTGGAAAGGGTAAATCGCACTCGGACTGCTTCGATCAATTCTCCACCATCCTTGGTCTTACGGTCTGTGGACAGATCTCCTACCCGTATGAAGATCTCGCCACCATCCAACAGAAACCATTCTTCCCATTGAGCGGACCAGCTAAATTCGCAGTCACCGTTGAAAACAACGATGTGAACAGCTACCACTTCAAGGTCTACCTGAATACTCAGGATCCGAAGAAAAAATCCTTCGAGATCCTCCTGGATACACCCAACAGCAAGACCAACAGACACGTGTCACTGAACCTGGAGGCTGGTCTCGAACCCCACAAGTACGTCAAGGTCTCCGTCGACTCGCCCATCAAGAAGGCTTCCTTGGAACTGATACACAAGGACACACCTCAGGAACGCAGCCTCACCCTTACCGCGTTCCACGATCAGATGGAATACTACGCTCGCATTGGAGTGTTGGCCTCCGGAAGCAAATACAAACCGGTGCTGGAGTACAGAGTACCCGAACACATCGAGAAACTGGCCAGCGCGAAGACTGGTCTGAAGTCGGGACAACATTACAACGTCGAAGGTACGGTAGATGTTTCCGACTACCAAGGTGGTCAGAAATACGTTCTCGACAAGGTCGCCCTGGTGGTCGGCGGTCAGAAATTGATCGTCATCGACGGTTCAGCTATAATGACACCCACAGCTGTCAACGTCGACACGAATCTTGGCTACGGCGATAAGAATCTAGCTCTGAAACTGGACGGAAAGAAGGTGGCTGACAACAACTACGCTCTGTCCGTGTCTGCCATGCCATCGACCGACCCCAACATAGGATTCAACTTGAACTGGGAATTCAAGAGGGGAAAGAACGACCTGACGAACAAGTTGGTCTTCGTCCATGGGGCTGATCCAAACTCCCAGACCAATCGTTTGTCGTTGAACCAGAACGCCGTTTACAAGCTGGACCCTAAGAACCTACTTCTGTCCACGTCCAACGAGCTCACTTATCCAGCGCTGAACATGAAGCTGAAGTTGGATGGCAAATTATCTCGTAAATCGATCAGCACCGATATCGAGGTCAAATACGAGACTTTCAAATTTGGCACTGAGCTATCTGCCAAGAAGGACATGGAGAAACCAGGTGACTACGAGATCGAGCTGGAGGCTGAGTTGATGCAGAACGCTGTGGAGCTAAAGTCCAAGCGTACCGTCCTCGATCCCCAGAAGAGCAAATTCACGAACTCTCTGGAGCTGAAACCAGGTGGTAAATACGAAGCTGACGTGACGGTGACCCACGACGTGAGCAAGAACAACGTGAACGTCCAACTGGACGGCGACGTGAACCTGAACGGGAAGAAGGTGAAGGTCGACACTGGCCTGGAAACTAATCGTGAATCCATCAACTCTCGCGTCTTCGTGAAAGTGGATGGCGTTAAGTACGTGGAATTCTTGTTGAAGACCAGACGATCGCCGCATCCTCACGGTACCTTGACCTTGAATCTGAAGAACTACCTGACCGCCAGTGGTCAGTACGTCTTACAGAACCATAAAGGAAACGCCAACCTGAACATCGACATCCCTAAGATCAATCGCAAGATCAAGGTCAACAGTGACCTTGCCATATCCGGCTCCGAACACGTGGCCAACTTTGAGGTCCTCTATGACGCCGAGAAGGACCCAACGAAACGCGTCAAACTCTCCACCATCTCTGACATCTCTGTTGTCACGAGCTCGAATAGATACTCGATAGATACTAAGAACGTTTTAGAAGTCCTCACTTACAAACTGGAACTGAACGCTAAAGGCAAGCTACAGGGAACCGTGTCCGATGGTCACCTGCAGTTGGACGTGGACACCACCCTGCCGAATGGACGTTACCTGGTCTACAAGCTCAAACGGAATTccgcgaagaagaacaacaaataCGACATCCAAGTGGACTCAGAGCTGATAGACAGCGAGAAAAAAGGTGGACAGTCGAGGAAACTCGCTTACATAGCTGACGTCAAGGACCTGAATTTCCAAGATCTTACCCACGGGAAGAGCTCCGCTCAACTGAAGTACGTGAACACGGAGGGTAAGGATACGCAGATCACCTGGGGCGGACAAGACGTCGTCCAACCGGACAAGACCAGAATGAGGGAATTGTCCGTCGAAGTGAGTGGAGCTAATATTCCAAAGAAGTTCCAGCTTGAAGCGAGTTCGAGCTGCGGTGATAACGAGGCAGCTTACAAAGCGAAATCCTCCTTGGGTGATGACTTCTCACTGATG agCAGTGGAACAGTGAACCAGGGCAACAAAGTCGACAAACCTTCCAAGCTGGAAGGAGTCCTGGACATGAAACTGCCCAGCGACAAGCTAAGCAACTTGAAACTTGAAATTTCTTCAAGTATACTGGAGGCTATAGAAAAGAACTTGCTCGAATACACCGAATCCCTGAAATTGACATACAACAATGACAAAACTATCCAAGGAGAGTCGTACTTGAAACTTCAGATCCCTGACAAGGATCCTAACGCGGCTAGCTCTGGTACTGGAAAGCTAACGTTGAACGTTCTCCAGCATCCACCACTGAAACTAGAAGGTAACTACGAATACGTTCCCACCCCTGAAAAGCAGACAGCTATGGTTGATCTGAATGCCAGTTACGGAGACAAGAAACTGTCCCTTCGAAGTGACAACGAGTACCTTCCTAAAGTCGCAACGGTCAATCTGAAAGCCAAAGGCAATGCACTTCTGGAGAAATTACACAATGTTGCCTTGGACCTCAAATACAAG AGATTCAAAGAAGAGAACAGGATGCTAGTGGACAGTGTCCTCACTGCTGATGGTAACAAGTATACTTTGAACAGCGAAGTCCAGCATCAGCCTACCAACAACGTGTTCCATCTGACAGCTGGTTGTCCATCAGGCAAGACTGAGGTACTCTCGAAATTCCAGAAACTTGGAGACAAAGAATACAAAG GTGAATGGAAAGTGAACACCCCCAAGGGATTCGTGGTTGCTGACACCCACGTGGACCTGGAGAGCGTCGACAACTTCGTGATCAACGCTAACTTCGACAGTGACAAGCTGAAACACCGCAAGATCCACGCTGAGATCGCCAACAAACCAACTGCCAAGGCTGGAAAGAGGATCGCCATCACTGTAACCAGTGATGGTCAGAACATCGTGACTGGAAG CACGAGTTACAAGAAGCGAGACGAGGATGGCAAGATCGTGGTGGAAGGAAACGGAAATCTGAAGGTTGGCGACGATACCAAGAGCTCGTCCTTCAAGTACACTCGTCAACAGCTGACAAAGGAGAAGGATGGAGAGGTTGGTGTCGCGATGGTGTTGAACGCTAACTTTGGACCATCGGCAATCGTTGGTGAATTGAAGTTGTCGAACAAGGAGGTGCATGTTTTCAACAGCTACTGCGAGCAGAACAAGGACTGTGCTCACTTCAAGCTTCAATCGACCCTTGATGTAGAAC ATAAAGCTCTACTGAAACACCAAATAACTGTGGAAGTCGACCTGAAGAAGTTCAACGTACCTGCTGAATTTGGTTTGAAGACCAGCACAGAGTTCAAGAAACCTATCTTCGACCATACTACCAACCTTTATCTTCACTCCACCAAAGACAAAACTGAATACACCTACCAAGTGTACATTCATCCTAAGGAAGCAG CTACCATCCTGACCCTGCCATCTCGTGAAATGGCTGTTATCCTGACATACGACTTGCCAAAGACCAAGCAAACTGGTGCATACAAGGTGGATCTGTCACTTTATCTGGACAGGAAGAACAAGCCATCAGATAAGACCAGCCTGTCAGCCACTGGGGACATAAACGTCGACAAGAACAGCCTGTCTTTTAGTGGAGAGACCAAGTTCACTTATCCTACACAACCTaag GACATGGTAGTGAAAGGAAAGCTCCATACCGGCGGAGACCATCTGTTGGACGCCAATCTGGACATCGACGTGTTCGCCAAGAAATCTCAAAAGATCTCTATCGTGGCTAACGTTCAACGTCAGCCGATTGCAGAGGGTACAAATGTGACCGGAGTGGTCGAAGTGAACAGCCGTGGACAGCAATTGAAACTCGATCTGAAGTCTCATCTGACTCTGTCGAAACAACAAGCAGGATTTGGTACCTTCTTCACTTACAACGACGTCAATCAAAAACCAAAGACGATGGGTGTGCTCTCTTCGGTGGATATCAATCATGCTTTCTTCCTGGTTACTTTGCCTGACAAGGAACTGTTGAAAGACGACTGGAAGATGGAGTTCTCTAAGAACGTGCAAAAGGTCGACAGGGAATTATCTGTACTGGGTGAACCACCACATGTAATGAACTTCGAAGCCAACGATTTGAATCGTTTCAAGCTCCAGGTGTATTCGAAAG ACAAACCTAATAATAAATTGAGCGTGAATGGTCAAGTAGTACTCGGTCAGTTAGCCGAAATCCACGCAGATTTGTTCAAGAATGGTGGAAAGAAGGATCTGTTCCACGTTTTGATTCATCTTGATGAGAAACAATTTTTGAAACCTGACTTTGGTTACAACAAGGACAACGTAGCTGAACTTTTG gaattatataaaaatagaaacatcGAATTGGCTAAGAGGAAGAAGGAGCTTCTTGATTACGTGGTCGAGGAAGTAAAAGCGGAGGGTACAGACTTACTGGATCACCTGAAGAAGGCCCAACCTAACATAAAGCCCCTCATGGACTATTATCAGGGAGAGTTGAATAAGATGAAGGATGAGGTCTACGCTGATGAGACTGTTAAAGAAATCCAGGCTACCTT GGACAAATATTTCGGTGCACTGGTCGCAATCGTTGCGGATACCATGAAGCAGATCGCCCAAGGTTTAGAAAAATTGCAACAACAGTTGAACGGTATCATAACGAACGTAAGGGAAGCCATCAAGGCGACTTATCCTCAGCTGAAGGCGTCTTACGACAAGATTTTCCATGAATTTATGGAAATCCTCGACGCCGTGGCGAAACTCGCGAACACTTATCTTAAAGCGATCTTGAATCTCATCAACGAGCATCAAAAGGAGATACAAGACGTTATGAGCGTTGTATCAGGAATGACTCAAGACTTCGCGAAGATCGTTACCAAGGGATTAGAACAGATCAAGCAGAATCTCGAGGAATTTGGTGCCATGTTGATTAATCAGTTGAAGGCTCTTCCGATTTACGAGATGGCCAAAGAGAAATATCAAGAATTACAACAGTTCCAAATACCGGAAATGATTGTTAGCCCTATCGAGGAATTCTGTAAGGTCATGAACACTGCCCTACCTACGGAAGAACTTCGTCAGTTCACCGATGCCACCTGTCAATACTTCCTCAAACACGTCAAACACGAAAAG ATTGACGAGATGGCCGAGCTAAAGAAATTGTACTCTCACGCAGTGACTGCGCTCCAATCAGTTCTGGCTCTTCTACAGAAACAGGCAACATTCGATAACGTGTTAAACTTCGTTCAAATCCAGGCACCCATTGATTTCAGCCTTTTGTCCAAACTCCCTGGCATTTCCACTCTAAGGGTGTCTGTTTTGAACCTCTTGCGCAACAGGGAACTACCATCGCCTCTGGATCTGTACTACACTTATAG ACCAACCCTTTACCCAAGCGACATCCTGCCACCATTCAGCAAATCAGGAGTCGTCACCGATGGAGGACACTTCTTCACTTTCGACGGACGTCATCTGACGATGCCTGGAACGTGCACCTACATCCTGGCGCAGGATATGCAGGACGGAAACTTCTCGGTAGTGGCGAACTACAACAATGGAAATTTAATCAGTGTCACCATCACCGAACCTAAGGAAAGCATCACGCTCAAGAACAATGGAAAT ATTTTGGTGAACAACAAACCGGCCGATTATCCGGCAAGCACGAAGAACTTGCACGCCTATCTCGTTCCGCCGTTCGCCAATGTGAAATCCGATTACGGTGTACGCGTTACCTGTACCAACAAGGTGCCTATGGTTTGCGCCGTCCACGTTTCCGGTTTCTACTTGGGCAAACTACGCGGTCTCCTCGGCGATGGCAACAATGAACCGTACGACGACTATACTTTGCCCTCCGGAAAG ATCACCGAGAGCGGAAGCGAATTCGGAAATGCGTACAAATTGAAGGGCGACTGTCCGGATGCAGCTGCAGTCGAGCACAAAGATCGTGCTCCACTCTGCACTGATTATTTCACTAGCCAAAGTTCATCATTGAA ATCGTGCTTTAATTACGTGAATCCAGCTAATTACCGTGATGCTTGCGACCACGCGGTTGCCGCAGGTACACCTGAGGGTGCTTGCGTAATCGCCACAGCTTATCATTACGCTTGTTACGCGCAAGGTGTTATGAGTACTCGTGTCCCTTCAACCTGTG GAAGCTGCAAAGTAGGAGGAAATAAGATCAACATCGGTGACACGTTCAGTGTGAAGGTACCAAAGAAAGAGGCTGACATAGTGTTCGTGGTGGAACAACAGCATCCAAACGAGAAGGTTTTCAAGGAAATGATTACCCCTTTGATGGCTGAGCTCAGAGAGGAATTGAAGCAACAAGGAATTAC GGACGTGCACATCGGTCTGATTGGATTCAGCGAGAACACCAAGTGGCCACAGCACTACACTATAAATGGCAATCCTAACATCGATGGTGAAGTGAAGAACATCAAATTCAGTGAGAAGAAACCTAGCGTCAGTCTGgag GAAGCAAAGGAAGGCGACACGGAAAAGAAGATAACCTACTTGCACCAGAAGTTGGACGTTGAACTGGGAACGTTCAGATTGACCGATGCCTACGAGGAAGCTATTCGATATCCATTCAGACCTGGTGCAGCCAAAGTAGTAATTGGTGTGATCGCAAATCCATGCGAGAAGAGTCCATTCCCTATTTCT CTGCAACAAATAAGGCTTCTGTTGGGCATGAAAATCTACCGCGATCTCGGTCTTACCTATCATCACATATCATACCCGAACGAGCTGCTTGTATCGGGTAAACCCCAGAAGAATATCGTCGGCTACGATCAAGATAACGCGTACACGTTTGCTGATAGCAAGAAGAAGCCTCTCAGCGGAAGCAGCGACATGAAGAACAACCTCGTCGCGACGACCAACGACGTCTGCGCTGATTTCGCAGTTTCC TCTGGAGGAGCAGCGTTCAGTTCGGACAACTTCCTGGACGCGAAACCGAACCAGAAGAAGCAATTCATTCAAGTGGCTGCGAAGAGGGTCGTCGATGGTTTGGTTAGCGTAGAACTCGAGAAAGATTGCTCGTGCGATTATCAATTCGGTTTCGTCGGGCGTACTCAATGCAAAATCGTCGGTCGCAAGGAGGCACCCGCG AGATCCACCAAGGGAGTGAAAGGTTAA